Part of the Pyrobaculum calidifontis JCM 11548 genome, GGCAATCCTCTTCCCAGCCTCTTTCCCAAATATGTAGTACACCTTGCCGTCGCCTGGGCACTTGAAACAACACATGTTCTCCACGACGCCCGCCACCCTTATGTTTAACTTGCGCGAGAAATCCACGGCTTTTACCACAATCCTCCTGGAGATCTCCGTCGGAATTGTGACAATGATGCTTCCGTCGAGGCCCCCCTGGAGGCTTTGCGCAATGGTGAGAGGCGCGTCGCCGGTGCCCGGCGGGAGATCCACCACCAATACGTCTAGCTGGCCCCACTCCACCTGGGCTATGAAGTCTCTCAAAGCCTGGTTCACAAGGGGGGCCCTCCAAATTACCGCCGTGTCGTCGCTGGGCAGCGCAAACTCTATAGACACAACTTTAACCCCAAGAGGGCCCACCGCGGGGAGTATTCTCCCAGTTTTCTGATCCACATACAGCGTGCTATCGGAGAGTCCAAGCATCTTGGGGATCGTGGGGCCATATACGTCCCCGTCCAGTATGCCGACGCTGTACCCCCTCATGGCAAAGCCCAAGGCCACAGAAGCCGTCACCAACGACTTCCCCACGCCGCCCTTGCCCGACAGTGTCACAAGCTTTAACTTAACGCCCTTGAGCACGTGGGCAAGCGATCCGGGCGCAGAGGCTTGACCACGGATATTAACCTTGACGCTCATGATTCTACAACTGTTATATCTATATATAAATTCGCTATACGGCGCCTTCGCTGAGCCACAGCGCCACGCCTTTTCGCACAAGGGAAACCCCTATAGCCACGCTTACTACGAGCATGATCTTTTCAACGACTCTTATCCCAATCACGCCCAAGGCCTTCATCACATACCTCGACGCAGACAGCGTCAGGTATGTAAGCGCCGCCACGGCCACTATTACAACTAGAGCGAAGACTTTGCCATACTGATTCGACAGCACTAACACGTACGAGATAGAGGCAGGGCCTGATAGATACGGCACGGCTAGAGGCACAACTGCCACCTCAACTCCCTCCGACACTGGGGCCTCATAAGGCCTCAACAGGTAAAGAAGAGAAAAGGCCGCGAGTACCAGGCCACTCGCCACCATGAAGTCCCCCAGACCCACGCCGAAGTAGGCGAAAAATTCTACGCCGACTAAGGCGAAGAAGGCCAAAATTAGGGAGGCCACTACCACGGAGAGAGAAAGCACTCTCCTACGCGCCCCCTCCCCGATTCTACTCGTCACAGCCATGAAAAGTGGAATATTCCCAACTGGGTCAACCACGATATATAACACAAGTATTGAGAGGGCTAAGCTGTGGAGGTCCATCAGAACCCAGATTTCTCCACACCTAGTTCAGCGATGACGGGCCTTCCTCATTTGGCCCAGTTGTACCTTCTCCAACGCTTACTCCGACCCCAGCCGCAAGAAGCACAGTACTTCTTTGTCACATTATATGAATGTCTGCCGCATCTCGGGCACCGTATGTGCGTCTTCCCCTTGTTGTGCTTGCCCATCGAAGGTGTGCCCTTCATGACACAGGCGAAATAAACAAGACGTTTTCTCCTCTCACCACTATGGTGCCGCGTTTATACACATTGCCGTCTATGATCTCCTCGGCGTCGTCTAGGAGGAGGTTTACATGTTGGTCAAAGGCCTTCAGTATGCCCCTGATCTCGTGGCTGTCGCGGAGTTTTACCAACACTTGTTTCCCAATGGAGTCTTGCAGAGTGGCTCCCAGCGTGGCGAAGCACTTGGATAAATCCGTGGCCATGGGTCCCCACTTCCGCGCAGTATATAAAGTTTATCGACGCCTCCTCATTTATAATATCTGCCATTTTGAGACGTGGCCTCTGACGTACTACTTGAGCAGGTACTTAGAGATCTGCGGCTGCGAGGATTCCGCATAGTAGAACAGCTGGCCGACAACATGTTCATAGGCGAGAAGAAGGAGAAGTACCTCTTCTACGTGATGGTTGAGGGCGTCGAGGTAAGTATATCAACTATGCTCAAGGTGATAAACATGGGCGAGACCCTCTCCATGCCCGTGGTGCTGGCCCTTGTGAGCAACGACGGGACAGTGACCTACTACTTTGTGCGAAGGATAAGGCTAACGCGCAATGTGTACTATGCTGAAGCTATTTGAGAAGCTTGTTGAGGCGTCTAGAAGCAGAGGCGTGCGCTTCGTCATACACTTTGCCAAGTGCCGCGGAAAAGTTGGCGTTGACAGAGAGGTCAAGGCTCTGGACGAGGAGGGGAGGCCCGCGCCCTGGTCTAGGGTATTCCCCGGGATAACTCCGCAGAACGTGTTGCAACAGTGCGTGGTGAAAAAAGTGGAGGTGTACAAGGGGGCTGAGCTAGTGGCCGAGTTCAAATCTATTGAAGAGGCTCTTTCAAGCCTTTAGCGGATTCCCTGACCTTCACCGCGTATCCCCTCCCCAAACTTATCTCTCTTACGCTGTAGACCATGCGCCCCACGGCTATAATTCTCCCACTGGAGTCTCTCACGGCAGCCTCGCCGTTTGCCCGCAGATCCTGCGACGTTGCAGTTATGTACTTGGCGGGGACGTTGCGCCCATCTTGTACATATTGAACAGCCTCATCCCCCACTACTACGTACCTGTCTATAAATGTGGCGCCGTATAAAGTGGGCAGTAGATAGCCGTCGTTGTTGCGTAACACAAAGGCAAGTCTGCCGTCTACGTACACACGGCGTATTCTGCCGCTTGCGTTATATTCCACCTCGATTTTGCGGCCCCTAAGTCTCTCCACGACTCCTCTGCCATATAGGTAGGACAGTTGTACCAAGACGGCGGTGGACACGTAGAGGAGAGACACGTTTTAAATATGCAACATGTCCACCTTGTGTACTGCGAAATATGTGGGCGGCCCATAGAGGGGGAGCCTATAGCCATAGAACTAGATGGGGCAGTGTTGTACGTGTGCCGTAGTTGTGCGGCCA contains:
- a CDS encoding Mrp/NBP35 family ATP-binding protein, producing the protein MSVKVNIRGQASAPGSLAHVLKGVKLKLVTLSGKGGVGKSLVTASVALGFAMRGYSVGILDGDVYGPTIPKMLGLSDSTLYVDQKTGRILPAVGPLGVKVVSIEFALPSDDTAVIWRAPLVNQALRDFIAQVEWGQLDVLVVDLPPGTGDAPLTIAQSLQGGLDGSIIVTIPTEISRRIVVKAVDFSRKLNIRVAGVVENMCCFKCPGDGKVYYIFGKEAGKRIAESAGVPFLGGIPMDPELSHYLDSGRLHEFLAKDTETSRAILAVVDKLAEMYKEKLAQQEQPKEEKPRRISLLKLPGEEEEE
- a CDS encoding MarC family protein, which encodes MDLHSLALSILVLYIVVDPVGNIPLFMAVTSRIGEGARRRVLSLSVVVASLILAFFALVGVEFFAYFGVGLGDFMVASGLVLAAFSLLYLLRPYEAPVSEGVEVAVVPLAVPYLSGPASISYVLVLSNQYGKVFALVVIVAVAALTYLTLSASRYVMKALGVIGIRVVEKIMLVVSVAIGVSLVRKGVALWLSEGAV
- a CDS encoding 50S ribosomal protein L37e, yielding MKGTPSMGKHNKGKTHIRCPRCGRHSYNVTKKYCASCGWGRSKRWRRYNWAK
- a CDS encoding LSm family protein, producing the protein MATDLSKCFATLGATLQDSIGKQVLVKLRDSHEIRGILKAFDQHVNLLLDDAEEIIDGNVYKRGTIVVRGENVLFISPVS
- a CDS encoding PDDEXK family nuclease, with amino-acid sequence MASDVLLEQVLRDLRLRGFRIVEQLADNMFIGEKKEKYLFYVMVEGVEVSISTMLKVINMGETLSMPVVLALVSNDGTVTYYFVRRIRLTRNVYYAEAI
- a CDS encoding PUA domain-containing protein; this translates as MSLLYVSTAVLVQLSYLYGRGVVERLRGRKIEVEYNASGRIRRVYVDGRLAFVLRNNDGYLLPTLYGATFIDRYVVVGDEAVQYVQDGRNVPAKYITATSQDLRANGEAAVRDSSGRIIAVGRMVYSVREISLGRGYAVKVRESAKGLKEPLQ